The genome window CGATATGGTTCAGGATGCGGTTGAACCCGCCGATGCCGGAGGCGGCCAGGGTTTTGATGGGTCCGGCGCTGATGGCGTTGATGCGGATGTTCCTCTCGCCCAGGTCGTAGGCGAGGTACCGCACGGACGCTTCCAGGGCGGCTTTCGCGACCCCCATGACGTTGTAGTTGGTGATGACCTTTTCCGCGCCGTAATAGGTCAGCGTCATGACGGACCCGTTTTCCGTCATCAGCGGCGCGAACGCGCTGCACACCGCCACCAGGGAATAGGCGGAGATATCCATGGCTAGGGCGAATCCCGCGCGGGAGGTATCGATGTACCTGCCCAGCAGGTCCTCGCGGTTGGCGTAGGCCACGGCGACCACCAGAATATCGAAGGTGCCCCACGTTTCCTTAAGCTGGGACGCGGCGGCCGCGATCTGACCGTCGTCCGTCACGTCACAGGGCATGATGAAGGCCGCGCCGAGTTCCTCGGCCAGGGGGGCCATCCGTTTGCGGATAGCCTCTCCGGGCCAGGTCAGGGCGATTTCCGCGCCGTTATCCCGAAAAGCCTTGGCAATACCGTACGCAATGCTCTTGTTGTTGGCGAGACCCAGAATCAGGGCTTTTTTTCCTTGCAGCAGCATGAATTCTCCTCTGAGCAGGAGGGAATTCCCCCTGCCCCCCATCAGGGACGCATGGATGTTGTGGGAGCACGGCAACGGCTACAACGCGCCCTGCTCCCGGGAATGGTATTTTTCTTGAGAAAACCAGATATCGCCGGTTCCCGCAAGAGGTACACTCTACACAGTGACGCCCAAATCCTTGCCGGTGAGCAACCGGTACGCTTCAATGTACCGTTCGGCTGTTTCCCGCACGATTGCGGCGGGCAGCGGCGGCGGCGGCGGGGCCATGTTCCACGGCTGTTTCAGCAGCCAATTGCGCAGGAACTGTTTGTCAAAACTGGGCTGGGTCCTGCCCGGCTCATACCCTTCCAGGGGCCAGAACCGGGAGGAATCCGGGGTCAAGGCCTCGTCTATCCAGATC of uncultured delta proteobacterium contains these proteins:
- the fabI gene encoding Enoyl-(acyl-carrier-protein) reductase (NADH) 1, whose amino-acid sequence is MLLQGKKALILGLANNKSIAYGIAKAFRDNGAEIALTWPGEAIRKRMAPLAEELGAAFIMPCDVTDDGQIAAAASQLKETWGTFDILVVAVAYANREDLLGRYIDTSRAGFALAMDISAYSLVAVCSAFAPLMTENGSVMTLTYYGAEKVITNYNVMGVAKAALEASVRYLAYDLGERNIRINAISAGPIKTLAASGIGGFNRILNHIDKHSPLHRNVTIDDVGSTALFLASPLSSGITGQTIYVDSGYCISGTQLGDAE